In one window of Arachis ipaensis cultivar K30076 chromosome B06, Araip1.1, whole genome shotgun sequence DNA:
- the LOC107604929 gene encoding probable ureide permease A3 isoform X3 — translation MYLLESKAGAIVCVLLSLFFLGTWPSILTLLERRWHLPQHTYLDYSLTNFLAALFIAFTVGEIGKSTPSEPNFLAQLAQDNWPSVLFAMGGGVVLSLGNLASQYAFAFVGLSITEVITASITVVIGTSLNYFLDGKINRAEILFPGVGCFLIAVCLGSDVHSSNTADNKVKLSNLSSDYNAGSVDSFTEGGLDVICTDRTLVFYEKQENLSKLWDILAIYAWLDKDVVYGQGTY, via the exons ATGTACTTGTTGGAGAGCAAGGCGGGTGCCATAGTTTGCGTGCTTTTGTCCCTTTTCTTCTTGGGGACATGGCCTTCTATCTTGACTTTGTTAGAGAGGCGATGGCATCTTCCTCAGCATACTTATCTTGATTACTCGCTCACCAATTTTCTTGCTGCTCTTTTCATTGCATTCACAGTTGGTGAGATAGGCAAGAGCACACCAAGTGAGCCAAATTTTTTAGCTCAACTTGCTCAG GATAATTGGCCCTCTGTTCTGTTTGCAATGGGGGGTGGTGTAGTCCTAAGCCTTGGGAATCTGGCCTCGCAATATGCTTTTGCTTTTGTTGGGCTGTCAATTACTGAAGTCATCACTGCAAGCATAACTGTTGTTATAG GCACAAGCTTGAATTACTTTTTGGATGGAAAAATCAATAGAGCTGAGATTCTTTTTCCTGGAGTTGGTTGCTTTCTGATTGCAGTTTGTCTAGGTTCTGATGTTCATTCTTCGAATACTGCTGATAATAAAGTCAAGCTCAGCAATTTATCAAGTGATTATAACGCTGGATCAGT GGACTCTTTCACAGAGGGAG GTCTTGACGTGATTTGCACTGATAGGACATTGGTCTTTTATGAGAAGCAAGAGAACTTGTCAAAATTATGggatattcttgcaatttatgctTGGCTAGATAAAGATGTTGTCTATGGTCAAG GCACCTATTGA
- the LOC107604929 gene encoding probable ureide permease A3 isoform X1, with protein sequence MYLLESKAGAIVCVLLSLFFLGTWPSILTLLERRWHLPQHTYLDYSLTNFLAALFIAFTVGEIGKSTPSEPNFLAQLAQDNWPSVLFAMGGGVVLSLGNLASQYAFAFVGLSITEVITASITVVIGTSLNYFLDGKINRAEILFPGVGCFLIAVCLGSDVHSSNTADNKVKLSNLSSDYNAGSVDSFTEGGLDVICTDRTLVFYEKQENLSKLWDILAIYAWLDKDVVYGQGTPCRHLLTTGWSNFVIQKKLVAGDSIVFLRAKDGDLCVGIQRAKKVVVGGGEVSVSLVVEAVSCGVNGRPFEVVYYPRGSSPEFCVKASIVRDAMKVRWCFGMRFKMPFETEDSFRIS encoded by the exons ATGTACTTGTTGGAGAGCAAGGCGGGTGCCATAGTTTGCGTGCTTTTGTCCCTTTTCTTCTTGGGGACATGGCCTTCTATCTTGACTTTGTTAGAGAGGCGATGGCATCTTCCTCAGCATACTTATCTTGATTACTCGCTCACCAATTTTCTTGCTGCTCTTTTCATTGCATTCACAGTTGGTGAGATAGGCAAGAGCACACCAAGTGAGCCAAATTTTTTAGCTCAACTTGCTCAG GATAATTGGCCCTCTGTTCTGTTTGCAATGGGGGGTGGTGTAGTCCTAAGCCTTGGGAATCTGGCCTCGCAATATGCTTTTGCTTTTGTTGGGCTGTCAATTACTGAAGTCATCACTGCAAGCATAACTGTTGTTATAG GCACAAGCTTGAATTACTTTTTGGATGGAAAAATCAATAGAGCTGAGATTCTTTTTCCTGGAGTTGGTTGCTTTCTGATTGCAGTTTGTCTAGGTTCTGATGTTCATTCTTCGAATACTGCTGATAATAAAGTCAAGCTCAGCAATTTATCAAGTGATTATAACGCTGGATCAGT GGACTCTTTCACAGAGGGAG GTCTTGACGTGATTTGCACTGATAGGACATTGGTCTTTTATGAGAAGCAAGAGAACTTGTCAAAATTATGggatattcttgcaatttatgctTGGCTAGATAAAGATGTTGTCTATGGTCAAG GGACTCCTTGCAGGCACCTATTGACCACTGGATGGAGCAATTTTGTGATCCAGAAGAAGCTTGTAGCTGGTGATTCCATTGTGTTCTTGAGAGCTAAGGATGGTGATCTGTGTGTTGGGATACAGAGGGCCAAGAAGGTGGTAGTTGGAGGTGGCGAGGTGTCGGTGTCATTGGTGGTTGAAGCTGTGAGTTGTGGTGTTAATGGAAGGCCATTTGAGGTTGTGTACTATCCAAGGGGAAGCTCACCTGAGTTTTGTGTTAAGGCCTCAATTGTGAGAGATGCAATGAAAGTGAGGTGGTGTTTTGGGATGAGGTTCAAGATGCCCTTTGAGACTGAGGATTCTTTTAGAATCAGTTAG
- the LOC107604929 gene encoding uncharacterized protein LOC107604929 isoform X2 yields the protein MSATMLYMISSSYPKAMSPRAGFSSLLVGEIGKSTPSEPNFLAQLAQDNWPSVLFAMGGGVVLSLGNLASQYAFAFVGLSITEVITASITVVIGTSLNYFLDGKINRAEILFPGVGCFLIAVCLGSDVHSSNTADNKVKLSNLSSDYNAGSVDSFTEGGLDVICTDRTLVFYEKQENLSKLWDILAIYAWLDKDVVYGQGTPCRHLLTTGWSNFVIQKKLVAGDSIVFLRAKDGDLCVGIQRAKKVVVGGGEVSVSLVVEAVSCGVNGRPFEVVYYPRGSSPEFCVKASIVRDAMKVRWCFGMRFKMPFETEDSFRIS from the exons ATGAGTGCCACTATGCTATATATGATTTCAAGTTCTTATCCGAAGGCAATGTCCCCAAGAGCAGGATTTTCTTCATTGCTTG TTGGTGAGATAGGCAAGAGCACACCAAGTGAGCCAAATTTTTTAGCTCAACTTGCTCAG GATAATTGGCCCTCTGTTCTGTTTGCAATGGGGGGTGGTGTAGTCCTAAGCCTTGGGAATCTGGCCTCGCAATATGCTTTTGCTTTTGTTGGGCTGTCAATTACTGAAGTCATCACTGCAAGCATAACTGTTGTTATAG GCACAAGCTTGAATTACTTTTTGGATGGAAAAATCAATAGAGCTGAGATTCTTTTTCCTGGAGTTGGTTGCTTTCTGATTGCAGTTTGTCTAGGTTCTGATGTTCATTCTTCGAATACTGCTGATAATAAAGTCAAGCTCAGCAATTTATCAAGTGATTATAACGCTGGATCAGT GGACTCTTTCACAGAGGGAG GTCTTGACGTGATTTGCACTGATAGGACATTGGTCTTTTATGAGAAGCAAGAGAACTTGTCAAAATTATGggatattcttgcaatttatgctTGGCTAGATAAAGATGTTGTCTATGGTCAAG GGACTCCTTGCAGGCACCTATTGACCACTGGATGGAGCAATTTTGTGATCCAGAAGAAGCTTGTAGCTGGTGATTCCATTGTGTTCTTGAGAGCTAAGGATGGTGATCTGTGTGTTGGGATACAGAGGGCCAAGAAGGTGGTAGTTGGAGGTGGCGAGGTGTCGGTGTCATTGGTGGTTGAAGCTGTGAGTTGTGGTGTTAATGGAAGGCCATTTGAGGTTGTGTACTATCCAAGGGGAAGCTCACCTGAGTTTTGTGTTAAGGCCTCAATTGTGAGAGATGCAATGAAAGTGAGGTGGTGTTTTGGGATGAGGTTCAAGATGCCCTTTGAGACTGAGGATTCTTTTAGAATCAGTTAG